The genome window GAAATGTTGTTTATTTTAACAAAATGTTTTGGAATTGTTGGGCATTGCCAGGCGTTGATGTATCTAATTTTGTGACTTCATCTGCGCAAGACATGTCATACATGTTTTCAAATTGCCGCCAGCTTTCAAGTATCGACGTCAGCAATTTCGTTACTTCATCTGTACAAACTATGCGTGAAATGTTTAATCAGTGCTGGGTGCTAACCGATTTTGATCTGAGTAATTTTGATACTAGAAACGTAAATGACATGGCTTTTATGTTTAGCGGCTGTAATAAAATTTCAATCCTTGATTTAACGAGCTTTGATAGTAGTTCTTTAATTAATATGTCAAACATGTTTGCACAAAATAAAGGCAGTAATCTACTTACGGAAGTGAAGTTTGGAAGTAATTTTACAGCAAGTAAAGTTACTGATATGACTAAATTGTTTAGCGGCTGTGATAAAGCGACCAATCTTGACTTTGTGGGTTCGTTGAATACTAGCCAAGTTACCAGTATGTCTGGTATGTTTTCGGGTTGTGAAAATCTTGAATCATTAGACGTATCTAGCTTTGATACGTCTAATGTAGGAAGCATGGATGATATGTTTAACGGTTGTAAAAAAATTAAAACGTTGAATGTAAGAAATTTCAATACAAGCAAGGTTGGTGGTGTTAACTACATGTTTGCGTACTGCAGTAGTTTAACAGAATTGGACTTGAGTAATTTTGATTTTCGGCAGATAAACAGAAATTGGAGTGCTATGCTTTGGATGTTCGCTGGTGCCTCATCGTTATGGCGCCTAACGTTAGGTCCCAATACTTGGTTTGCACCATCTCAGGTTGGTACAATAGATAACAATCCTGTAGGTTTGGCAAATCCAACTGTGAGAACACCAATTATTGATGTTAACGAACCCAATGAGAATTATTACTGTACCGATCCTAAATGGGTGGAAGTAGATTTTGATAATGGTGGCAGCGTTCATGATCCCAAAGGTCAGCCGTTAAATGCGAACGAAATTGTTGATGGAAGTGTTAACCTAACGAGACCTACGACGTATGTGTGGGATCAAAAAGGTAAGGTAACCTTTGAGGTGCCAGAGTCAATTGACTTTGGAGTGTACAAGGATAAGTCTTATCGCGGAGAGCGGGTCACTAGTGGTAAGCAGAAATTCAAGATTATTGACAGTCGTAATATGCCACGGCAGAAAACTTGGCAAGTTAGTGCTTCTGCTACACCATTTACCTCGGCAAGCGGGGCAAGTGTTGCTGGCAATCCGCTGTATTACAAGGATTCTGGTGGAACCAAACAATTGACTTCAACTTCTACTTTAATGGCTGAGAAAGTAATGCCAGCCCAAGCCTACGAAGATATTTGGGAGAACATGTGGCATCTACAGTTTGAGCCGATCGGCAAGAATATCCCAGAAGCAGGGACATATGGCTCAACGATCACGTGGACGTTAGTTGACGCAGATGGACTGTAATGTTTTTGACGCAACAAGAGAATTAAATAGATTGAATTTAAGATCTAACATGATTTTCAAATTATGTTAGATTTTTTTCCTATAATAAAAATTATTATAGAATTCCTTCTGTTATAATGAATAATCTAAATGACGCTTGTTCTAGGAGGATCTTGTTGTATAAGAAATTAGGATATCTATTTATATTGTTTAGCGGTATTTTCACAGTAGCTTTTGCCTTAAGTTTTAAAGAGGACGATAAAGCAGCAGATTTCCCTGAACATGTTGCGCAACCAACTGATGTAAGCGATTCTAATTCTTCTGATGATGTGTCAAATAACGTTGCCAAAGAACCGAAGTTCACGCGGGGAGCTGAAACTCAGGCTGAATGGTGGGAGTATGACAATACTTTGAAAGTGCTCACAATTCACCCACATGAGTTAAACGCCGAAGTTGATGCGATGGCAACCGTAACTGGGTATAGATGGCCTTGGAGGTCATTAACCAATTTCTCTCCACGAAAAATTGTTTTAGAACCAGGAGTTACGGCTAAAGGGTCGCTTAGAAACCTGTTTAGTAATTGCTTGGGACTTCAAACTATTGTTGGGCTTGAAAGCTTGAATACCAGTGAAGTTACGGATATGGCTTATATGTTTACTGAGGATAAAAGTTTGACAAGTTTAGATCTGAGTAATTGGGATACCAGTGCCGTAACCGATATGTCTTATATGTTTAGTGGGTGTGTGGGTCTGACCAGTCTTAATTTGAGTAATTTCAACACCAGTCTTGTTACCAATATGAGCTATACATTTAACAATTGTAGCAGCTTGACGAGTTTAGATCTGAGTAATTGGGACACGAGTGCTGTCACTAACATGTCTTATATGTTTGGCGGTTGTAGTCTCCTTACCAATCTTAATTTAAAAGGGCAGTTTAATACGAGTGAAGTCACTGATATGAGCCGGATGTTTTCTGGTATTGGTAGAGTTCCTTCACTTGATCTTTCAAACTTTGATACTAGAAAAGTTACTAATATGAAGGAGATGTTTTCAAGGAATTTACTTACAACCCTTGATATCAGTACTTTTGATACGAGTGCAGTTACGGATATGAGCAGCATGTTTCAAGGCGCTTACTATTCTAATTTAACTCAAATCAATTTTGGAAATAGTTTTAATACTAGCCAAGTTAAAACTATGAATTCGATGTTTTATGATTCAACAAAATTAACCAGTCTTCAAATTGCAAATTGGGATGTTAGTCAAGTTACTGATATGGCACGTATGTTTCAAAATTGTTCGGGCTTGACGCAGTTGGACTTAAGTGGTTGGCAGACAAGTGAAGTTATTGCAATGAATTCGATGTTTTATAATTGCAAGAAACTCGCGAATCTGAACCTACTTAATTTCGATACCAGAAAAATTACTGATATGACTACTATGTTTTACGGATGTGAAGCTTTACCTGAACTTGATTTATCAATGTTTCGAACCTCCGAAGTAACAAAAATGACTTCAATGTTTGGAGATTGTTATTCACTACAGCGACTTGATATTTCTAATTTCGACACCAGTAAAATTAATGTGATGTCGAAAATGTTTCAAAACTGCAGGAGTTTAGTTAGTTTAAATATTAATGGATTATTTGATACGAGCGCCGTTACGGATATGAGTTATATGTTTTCGGGCTGCAGAAGTTTACCAGAACTGGATTTATCAAATTTCAACACGTCAAATGTTATAAACATGAGTTCGATGTTTAATGGGTGTTTCAATTTAATTAGCTTGGATCCCAGTGGTTTTAATACATCAAAAGTAACAAATATGAGATCTATGTTTCAAGATTGTCGAAGTATTGTTGACCTTGACGTTACGGGATTTGATGTCAGTCAGGTTGTTTCTCTGGATTCTATGTTTGCCAATTGTTGGAGTCTCAGTGGCCTTGACGTTAGTCATTTTATTACTTCATCTGCACAAGGCATGTCCTACATGTTTAATCAATGTCAATCGCTAGAAGATATCGATTTCAGTGCATTTGATACCAAAAAAGTTACAGATATGAGTTATATGATTAGCAATTGCGATAAATTAGCAAGTATTGATCTAACTAGTTTTGATACTAGCTCTCTGACTAACATGACCGGGATGTTTTTTCAGAATAAAGGTGCAAATATTCTCACGGAAATTAAGATTAGTAGTAGTTTTACGACTAGTAAGGTTACCCGGATGCCGAATCTTTTTAGAGGTTGTGATAAACTTGCTAATTTTAATTTCATTAGTTCTTTTGATACTAGCAATGTAATAAGTATGGATTATATGTTTTCTGGCTGCGAAGAAGTGGAATCATTAGATTTATCTAACTTTGTTACAAGTAAAGTCGAAAGTATGGGTTATGTTTTTGAATACTGTAAGAAAGTTAAAACGATAAATTTGAGTAGCTTTGATACTAGTAACGTTAGTAACATGAATTGGCTGTTTTATGGGTGTTCCAGCTTAACTGAACTAGACTTAAGTAATCTTGATTTTCGAAAAAGCTACCAAAGTGTGGGGAATAATCTAGGGGGAATGTTTATTAACACTAAATCCCTTTGGCGCTTAACGTTAGGAGCGAATAACTGGCTCCCAGCACCAACGTTGGGATCTAGAGTTGGGTTAGTTGATCCTACGGTTAGAACTCCGATCCTTGACCTTAATGAGCCAGGGGAGAACTATTACTGTACTGATCCTAACTGGGTGGAAGTAGATTTTGCCAATGGTGGCAGTGTTCATGATCCTAAAGGTGCCAAAAAAACTGCAGAAGATATCATTGCAGAATCACTAACTCGTACTGATGTTAGAACGTATGTGTGGGATCAAACGGGGAAGGTGACTTTTGAGGTGCCAGAGGCAATTGATTTTGGAGTGTACAAAGATAAGTCTTATCGTGGAGAGAGGCTCAGCAGCAGTAAGCAGACTTTCAAGATTACTGACA of Xylocopilactobacillus apicola contains these proteins:
- a CDS encoding BspA family leucine-rich repeat surface protein — protein: MYKKLGYLFILFSGIFTVAFALSFKEDDKAADFPEHVAQPTDVSDSNSSDDVSNNVAKEPKFTRGAETQAEWWEYDNTLKVLTIHPHELNAEVDAMATVTGYRWPWRSLTNFSPRKIVLEPGVTAKGSLRNLFSNCLGLQTIVGLESLNTSEVTDMAYMFTEDKSLTSLDLSNWDTSAVTDMSYMFSGCVGLTSLNLSNFNTSLVTNMSYTFNNCSSLTSLDLSNWDTSAVTNMSYMFGGCSLLTNLNLKGQFNTSEVTDMSRMFSGIGRVPSLDLSNFDTRKVTNMKEMFSRNLLTTLDISTFDTSAVTDMSSMFQGAYYSNLTQINFGNSFNTSQVKTMNSMFYDSTKLTSLQIANWDVSQVTDMARMFQNCSGLTQLDLSGWQTSEVIAMNSMFYNCKKLANLNLLNFDTRKITDMTTMFYGCEALPELDLSMFRTSEVTKMTSMFGDCYSLQRLDISNFDTSKINVMSKMFQNCRSLVSLNINGLFDTSAVTDMSYMFSGCRSLPELDLSNFNTSNVINMSSMFNGCFNLISLDPSGFNTSKVTNMRSMFQDCRSIVDLDVTGFDVSQVVSLDSMFANCWSLSGLDVSHFITSSAQGMSYMFNQCQSLEDIDFSAFDTKKVTDMSYMISNCDKLASIDLTSFDTSSLTNMTGMFFQNKGANILTEIKISSSFTTSKVTRMPNLFRGCDKLANFNFISSFDTSNVISMDYMFSGCEEVESLDLSNFVTSKVESMGYVFEYCKKVKTINLSSFDTSNVSNMNWLFYGCSSLTELDLSNLDFRKSYQSVGNNLGGMFINTKSLWRLTLGANNWLPAPTLGSRVGLVDPTVRTPILDLNEPGENYYCTDPNWVEVDFANGGSVHDPKGAKKTAEDIIAESLTRTDVRTYVWDQTGKVTFEVPEAIDFGVYKDKSYRGERLSSSKQTFKITDSRNMPRQKTWQVSASATPFTSANGASIAGNPLYYKDSKGQHNIGSVATLMVEKVMPAQAYEDIWENMWHLQFEPIGKNIPEAGTYGSTITWTLVDADGL